A window from Micromonospora terminaliae encodes these proteins:
- a CDS encoding Eco57I restriction-modification methylase domain-containing protein, protein MTTRPDDLIARTEQRRLACSAQLPDATRTKLGQFFTPAAAADLIVGLAEIPDKGSIRSLDAGAGTGSLTAALVARAAREAPDLKLHLTTFEVDPNVNAELAATLADCADAHPVTIDQRPDDFLAWAAEQLRTGAAPQFDLAILNPPYRKIRADSPERAVLDPIGASTTNLYTAFVLLALRLLAPGGQLVAITPRSFANGTYFQKFREELLSKAALRNLHVFDKRNIVFGDSDVLQENVVFRAVVGDPPSSVKISTSEGYTDHPISHEVPYGQVVSPSDPKSFIRITTDVAGLELAERVADLPASLADLELRVSTGRVVDFRTQNNLRAEYGVGTVPLLYPGHLRAGRISWPMATGRKPNALADNTDTAPLLLPSGAYVLVKRFSAKEEPRRVSAALLLPDDLPGTTVAIENHLNVFHANSAGIDPQVAAGLAAFLNSEPVDQFVRLFSGHTQINAGDLRSLRYPSLEQLREIGSRVGYSIKVGDVDAVVQDVVPGLYP, encoded by the coding sequence ATGACAACCAGGCCCGACGACCTCATCGCGCGTACGGAGCAACGCCGGCTTGCTTGCAGTGCCCAGCTCCCGGACGCGACGCGCACCAAGCTCGGGCAGTTCTTTACGCCAGCGGCAGCCGCTGACCTGATCGTTGGCTTGGCAGAGATCCCTGATAAGGGAAGCATTCGCAGCCTCGACGCGGGTGCCGGTACGGGCTCCCTCACTGCGGCGCTAGTTGCGCGGGCTGCCCGCGAAGCTCCCGACCTGAAGCTGCACCTGACGACGTTCGAGGTCGATCCCAACGTCAACGCCGAGCTGGCTGCCACCCTCGCAGACTGCGCCGACGCGCACCCAGTCACTATTGACCAGCGCCCCGACGACTTCCTTGCTTGGGCAGCTGAACAGCTGCGGACGGGTGCCGCGCCACAGTTCGATCTGGCGATCTTGAATCCGCCGTACCGCAAGATCCGCGCCGACAGCCCTGAGCGTGCCGTCCTGGATCCCATAGGCGCGTCGACGACGAACCTCTACACGGCGTTCGTCCTGCTCGCGTTGCGGCTGCTCGCGCCTGGCGGTCAGCTAGTTGCTATCACCCCGCGCAGCTTCGCGAACGGCACCTACTTCCAGAAGTTCCGAGAGGAGCTACTGAGCAAAGCTGCGCTTCGCAACCTGCATGTCTTCGACAAGCGCAACATCGTGTTCGGCGACAGCGATGTTCTTCAAGAAAACGTGGTCTTCCGAGCAGTCGTCGGCGACCCGCCGAGCAGCGTAAAGATCTCAACCAGCGAGGGGTACACCGATCACCCGATCTCGCACGAGGTGCCGTATGGCCAGGTGGTAAGCCCGAGCGACCCTAAATCATTTATCCGGATCACAACCGACGTCGCAGGGCTTGAGCTGGCTGAACGAGTAGCCGACCTACCGGCCTCGCTTGCCGACCTCGAGTTGAGAGTGAGTACCGGGCGCGTCGTAGACTTCAGGACCCAAAACAACCTGCGCGCAGAGTACGGCGTGGGAACGGTGCCGCTGCTATATCCGGGGCACCTGCGTGCCGGGCGCATCAGCTGGCCGATGGCTACTGGCCGCAAGCCGAACGCCCTGGCAGACAACACCGACACGGCGCCACTTCTGCTTCCGTCTGGCGCGTATGTGCTAGTGAAGAGGTTCAGTGCCAAGGAAGAGCCGCGGCGGGTGAGTGCAGCGCTGCTGCTGCCGGACGACCTCCCAGGGACGACCGTCGCGATCGAAAACCACCTCAACGTCTTCCACGCGAACAGTGCTGGCATTGACCCCCAGGTCGCGGCCGGGCTGGCAGCGTTCCTGAACAGTGAGCCGGTCGACCAGTTCGTCCGCCTGTTCAGCGGGCACACCCAGATCAATGCCGGCGACCTGCGTAGTCTTCGGTACCCGTCGCTTGAACAGCTACGCGAGATCGGATCGAGGGTCGGGTACTCGATCAAGGTTGGCGATGTGGATGCAGTCGTGCAGGATGTGGTGCCAGGCCTATACCCGTAA
- a CDS encoding BsuBI/PstI family type II restriction endonuclease: protein MSIEDEQNARVQEAQSALKQLGLPKPQQNVRTALVLLSMLDLDANKPWAVAQRQTLGITESMNWMAARYPSVKKGRKDPVRYAPNSRESVRKQSVHQLMAAGILEANSDAPDRAVNSGDYSYRPTHIALAALRTFGTPDWDAARANFERELGSLRDRWAAERERHRVPVRLPDESKVTLSAGKHSALIAAVVEDFAAYYTPGAKVVYLGDTGAKWVVNEEAYLADLGIRVDPHGKMPDVLLHDVDRDWLVCVEAYQSVGPMNAKRVDELRKLFAGCRPGLVFVTAFPDRATFRAAAVDIAWETDVWIRDAPTHLIHFNGERFLGPYETPSGVVDLD from the coding sequence GTGTCCATCGAAGATGAGCAGAACGCCCGCGTTCAAGAGGCGCAAAGCGCGTTGAAGCAGCTGGGGCTACCCAAGCCTCAGCAGAACGTCCGCACAGCTCTTGTGCTCTTGAGCATGCTCGACCTGGACGCGAACAAGCCGTGGGCAGTAGCGCAACGGCAAACCCTTGGCATCACCGAGAGCATGAACTGGATGGCAGCGCGCTACCCGTCGGTGAAGAAGGGCCGGAAGGACCCAGTCCGATATGCCCCGAATAGCCGCGAAAGCGTCCGCAAGCAGAGCGTCCACCAACTGATGGCCGCGGGGATCCTCGAGGCGAACAGCGACGCACCGGACCGCGCAGTGAACAGCGGTGACTACTCGTACCGGCCGACCCATATTGCCCTTGCTGCGCTTCGGACTTTCGGCACGCCGGACTGGGATGCCGCTCGGGCCAACTTCGAACGGGAGCTTGGGTCGCTCCGGGACCGGTGGGCCGCCGAGAGAGAACGGCATCGGGTACCGGTGCGACTGCCGGACGAGTCCAAGGTGACACTCAGCGCCGGCAAGCACAGCGCCCTGATCGCGGCTGTAGTAGAGGACTTCGCGGCCTACTACACGCCGGGTGCCAAGGTCGTGTACCTGGGCGACACAGGCGCCAAGTGGGTTGTGAACGAAGAGGCGTACCTCGCCGACCTGGGCATCAGGGTCGATCCGCACGGCAAGATGCCCGACGTACTCCTGCATGACGTTGACAGGGACTGGCTGGTCTGCGTCGAGGCCTACCAGTCAGTGGGGCCAATGAACGCAAAGAGAGTCGATGAGCTGCGGAAACTCTTTGCTGGCTGTCGACCCGGTCTGGTGTTCGTGACTGCCTTCCCAGACCGGGCCACGTTTCGGGCTGCCGCCGTCGACATCGCTTGGGAAACAGATGTCTGGATCCGGGATGCTCCTACCCATTTGATCCACTTCAACGGTGAGCGTTTCCTTGGCCCTTATGAGACACCCTCCGGAGTGGTGGACCTCGATTGA
- a CDS encoding PIN domain-containing protein, whose amino-acid sequence MLIDTDVVSYWLVETELGKEFATLTAGHEQAVSFATYGELLANAHRSRWGERRIEALRNQLKSFVVVPYSSQVVDLWAEMHAKLSGHLQKGGTNDLWTAACALTLRPQLPIVTNNLSDFGTISRAFPDLRLIHPRL is encoded by the coding sequence TTGCTCATCGATACGGACGTCGTGAGCTATTGGCTGGTCGAAACCGAACTCGGCAAAGAATTCGCTACCCTCACGGCCGGCCACGAGCAGGCAGTAAGTTTCGCCACGTATGGAGAGCTGCTTGCGAATGCCCACCGCAGCCGATGGGGAGAGCGACGCATAGAGGCGCTACGGAATCAGCTCAAGTCCTTCGTGGTGGTGCCGTACAGCTCCCAAGTTGTGGACTTGTGGGCGGAGATGCACGCAAAGCTTTCCGGGCACCTTCAGAAGGGCGGAACTAACGACCTCTGGACCGCCGCCTGCGCGCTCACCCTACGTCCGCAACTACCGATCGTCACCAACAACTTGAGCGATTTCGGAACGATTTCGAGAGCTTTCCCCGACCTTCGCCTCATCCACCCGAGGCTCTGA
- a CDS encoding HAD family hydrolase, with product MMADLEQLCSDARALLLDFDGPVCSIFANYPAPQVARELLDLLASQGVALTAEQTEESDPLEVLRETGNSADQELTRLVEDALIAAEVKAASTAEPTAYGREVIVAARQLNMPIAVVSNNSPQAIDTYLREHRLSQHVARIVGRAYADPSRMKPNPAPILDASASLGIVPERCVLVGDSLSDVEGAKAAGASVIGYANKPAKTAAFQAVGADAVVTSMRQIAQALVRLEGL from the coding sequence GTGATGGCCGACCTTGAGCAGTTGTGCAGTGATGCACGCGCCCTACTGCTCGACTTCGACGGGCCGGTTTGCAGCATCTTTGCCAACTACCCAGCGCCACAGGTTGCCAGGGAGCTCCTGGACTTGCTGGCGAGCCAAGGCGTGGCGCTCACGGCCGAGCAAACCGAAGAATCGGACCCGCTGGAGGTACTGAGAGAGACCGGCAACTCGGCGGACCAGGAGTTGACGCGCCTTGTCGAAGATGCCTTGATCGCAGCGGAGGTGAAGGCGGCGTCGACTGCGGAACCAACTGCCTACGGGCGAGAGGTAATCGTGGCCGCGCGCCAGCTAAACATGCCCATCGCAGTGGTCAGCAACAACTCGCCGCAGGCGATAGACACCTACCTGAGAGAGCACCGACTGAGCCAACATGTCGCCAGGATCGTTGGTCGGGCTTACGCCGATCCCTCGCGCATGAAGCCGAACCCCGCGCCGATCCTCGACGCGTCTGCATCTCTTGGGATCGTCCCGGAGCGGTGTGTGTTGGTCGGCGACTCGCTCTCCGACGTCGAGGGGGCGAAAGCCGCGGGCGCCAGCGTTATTGGGTATGCCAACAAGCCAGCGAAGACAGCAGCGTTCCAAGCTGTGGGCGCGGACGCTGTGGTCACGTCGATGCGGCAGATAGCTCAAGCCCTCGTGCGCCTTGAAGGTCTTTGA
- a CDS encoding GntR family transcriptional regulator, translated as MAEHWDYLGGLDPDDPKQASQQIANKLRAAILTRRLAPGDKLPSQPELASRYGVARETVKRALEILRSERLIITRQGSGAFVRAQTQRAVELRPHIEAAFERPHVAIDFAGFSGETLRDALAEVLDKVRVGRLAPETIAVRVLVSDMSVPMALPARAETQADDPAVRERADRITRRAVDGIIDQVSELGDLGLIRSATVEVRIHRGSPQFKLYMLNDEEVFFGFYPAVERTVSIKGEPTAIYDLMGKDVPLFHYAVSDDDTSHGTQFVEASRQWFDSLWSTIAYRYEG; from the coding sequence GTGGCTGAACACTGGGATTACCTGGGGGGACTTGACCCCGATGACCCGAAGCAAGCGTCACAGCAGATCGCGAACAAGCTTCGGGCTGCCATCCTCACGCGCCGACTGGCGCCCGGCGACAAGCTCCCGTCGCAACCCGAACTCGCGTCCCGATATGGGGTAGCACGCGAGACTGTCAAACGAGCGCTGGAAATCCTTCGCTCGGAGCGCCTCATCATCACCAGGCAGGGCAGCGGCGCCTTCGTCCGCGCCCAGACACAACGAGCGGTCGAGCTACGGCCCCACATCGAAGCAGCGTTTGAACGACCTCACGTAGCCATCGACTTCGCCGGCTTCTCAGGCGAGACCCTGCGGGATGCCCTCGCGGAGGTGTTGGACAAGGTCCGAGTGGGCCGGCTCGCTCCCGAGACGATCGCAGTGCGCGTGCTGGTCTCCGACATGTCGGTGCCGATGGCGCTCCCCGCGAGGGCTGAGACGCAGGCCGATGATCCAGCGGTACGCGAACGAGCCGACCGGATCACCCGGCGAGCGGTCGACGGCATCATCGACCAGGTCTCCGAACTAGGCGACCTCGGCCTGATCCGCTCGGCCACTGTCGAGGTGCGGATACACCGCGGCTCCCCTCAGTTCAAGCTCTACATGCTCAACGACGAAGAGGTCTTCTTCGGCTTCTACCCTGCGGTCGAGCGAACCGTCAGCATCAAAGGCGAGCCGACAGCCATCTACGACCTCATGGGCAAGGATGTGCCGCTCTTCCACTACGCCGTTAGCGACGACGACACCTCCCACGGCACCCAGTTCGTGGAGGCATCCCGCCAGTGGTTCGACTCCCTGTGGTCGACCATCGCCTACCGGTACGAGGGGTGA
- a CDS encoding transcriptional regulator, with protein sequence MALRGGTRFSVPFEAVFPHGAVFVPDSIAEAQDFDEKTRMRTPSKDKLTGQRVWQCRVMDMDPELGARSREVSIKILADHQPVPPVGPFQPVEFENLTVTPYVGSNGRLAFSYRATALVAPKTLAESRGKAA encoded by the coding sequence ATGGCTCTTCGTGGTGGCACGCGGTTCTCGGTTCCGTTCGAGGCGGTTTTCCCTCACGGCGCGGTGTTCGTCCCGGACTCGATCGCGGAGGCGCAGGACTTCGACGAGAAGACGCGGATGCGGACGCCGAGCAAGGACAAGCTGACGGGCCAGCGGGTGTGGCAGTGCCGGGTGATGGACATGGACCCGGAGCTGGGCGCGCGGTCGCGTGAGGTGTCGATCAAGATCCTGGCCGATCACCAGCCGGTGCCGCCGGTGGGGCCGTTCCAGCCGGTGGAGTTCGAGAACCTGACGGTCACGCCCTACGTGGGCAGCAACGGCCGGCTCGCGTTCTCGTACCGGGCGACTGCGCTGGTCGCGCCGAAGACCCTGGCCGAGTCGCGCGGTAAGGCTGCCTGA
- a CDS encoding FtsK/SpoIIIE domain-containing protein — MVRAPLVNFRRFQITAPWPLVWTLTGLFLLFRLAVLAVRFAVFAVGHWRAWPLVAFAVVAAEVYDSHGWVPHLLVLIVLGAAGGLWWWRARDSFHRLVVLRSVSVWRRLWVYRRQWHEVMSLCGLVKKYDGGEKLPRLLSVRCTYATDELVLRMPKGQNPEVYQKAARDLAYSFGTRHCRVFSVRRQAAPHRSGRLAWLLRLVDRVRFRDRPRHVWLVFIRRDPLTRIVAPLPVPARPDFTALPLGLREDVAVYCVRLLATHVLIGGATRMGKGSVIWSLLRSLAAGIRSGLVRVWAIDPKGGMELSIGRGLFSRYVDDDWSRMADLLEDAVARMRARQQALRGKVRVHTPTVDEPLIVVVIDEIAALLAFLPDSEIRQRITQALGLLLSQGAGLGVLVVAATQDPRKEVVSVRDLFPTRIALGLTERGHVDLILGDGARDRGALADQIPLSAKGVGYVLLDGQPEPARVRFSFLDDELIRDMAATFPAPPEVQPEPEAVPAPVKPSPTSGNGRHVYRPTLPKQAAPLLPPSLLNALDLNTTPNGGEPR; from the coding sequence ATGGTGCGGGCTCCGCTGGTCAACTTCCGCCGTTTCCAGATCACCGCCCCGTGGCCGTTGGTCTGGACCCTCACCGGCCTGTTCCTGCTGTTCCGCCTCGCCGTGCTGGCGGTGCGCTTCGCCGTTTTCGCGGTAGGGCACTGGCGGGCCTGGCCGCTCGTCGCTTTCGCCGTGGTCGCCGCCGAGGTCTATGACTCGCACGGCTGGGTGCCTCACCTCCTGGTCCTCATCGTCCTCGGGGCTGCCGGCGGCCTGTGGTGGTGGCGGGCTCGGGACTCCTTCCACCGCCTGGTGGTGCTCCGGTCGGTGTCGGTGTGGCGCCGGTTGTGGGTGTACCGCCGGCAGTGGCACGAGGTGATGTCGCTGTGCGGCCTGGTGAAGAAGTACGACGGCGGCGAGAAACTGCCGCGGCTGCTGTCGGTGCGGTGCACCTACGCCACCGACGAACTCGTCCTGCGCATGCCGAAGGGGCAGAACCCGGAGGTGTACCAGAAGGCCGCCCGTGACCTGGCGTACTCGTTCGGCACCCGCCACTGCCGGGTGTTCTCGGTGCGCCGGCAGGCCGCCCCGCACCGTTCCGGCCGGCTGGCTTGGCTGCTGCGGCTGGTCGACCGGGTGCGGTTCCGGGACCGGCCCCGGCATGTGTGGCTGGTGTTCATCCGCCGCGATCCGCTGACCCGCATCGTCGCGCCGCTGCCGGTCCCAGCTCGGCCGGACTTCACCGCCCTGCCGCTGGGTCTGCGGGAAGACGTGGCTGTCTACTGCGTGCGGCTGCTCGCCACGCACGTCCTGATCGGTGGCGCGACCCGCATGGGCAAGGGCTCCGTCATCTGGTCCCTTCTGCGGTCGCTCGCCGCCGGTATCCGGTCGGGACTGGTGCGGGTGTGGGCGATCGACCCGAAGGGGGGCATGGAGCTGTCCATCGGCCGGGGCCTGTTCTCCCGCTACGTCGATGACGACTGGTCGCGCATGGCGGACCTCCTGGAAGATGCCGTGGCTCGGATGCGGGCGCGTCAACAGGCGCTGCGCGGCAAGGTCCGAGTCCACACACCGACCGTGGATGAGCCGCTGATCGTCGTCGTTATTGACGAGATCGCCGCGCTGCTGGCGTTCCTCCCGGACAGCGAGATCCGCCAGCGGATCACCCAGGCGCTGGGGTTGCTGCTGTCCCAGGGTGCCGGCCTCGGCGTCCTGGTCGTGGCCGCCACCCAGGACCCGCGCAAGGAAGTCGTGTCTGTCCGGGACCTGTTCCCCACCCGCATCGCCCTCGGGCTGACCGAACGCGGCCACGTCGACCTGATCCTCGGCGACGGCGCGCGCGACCGCGGAGCCCTCGCGGATCAGATCCCGCTGTCGGCCAAGGGCGTGGGCTACGTCCTGCTCGACGGACAGCCCGAACCCGCCCGCGTCCGGTTCTCCTTCCTCGATGACGAGCTGATCCGGGACATGGCCGCGACCTTCCCCGCCCCGCCGGAGGTCCAGCCCGAACCCGAAGCCGTCCCGGCCCCCGTGAAGCCGTCCCCGACCAGCGGCAACGGCCGGCACGTCTACCGGCCCACCCTGCCGAAGCAGGCCGCGCCGCTGCTGCCCCCGTCCCTGCTCAACGCCCTGGACCTCAACACCACCCCGAACGGAGGTGAGCCGCGGTGA
- a CDS encoding spread protein, with product MTPEYSDTPARMPYADEPDEQTPEPRRFYRLRAPHVDKTSVPVTVRVTPDADLYVAVGSGRRRMYLTPSEAWALWRCLSEAVASTGEPPEWIRVHITPTTR from the coding sequence GTGACCCCCGAATACTCCGACACCCCGGCCCGGATGCCCTACGCCGATGAACCCGATGAGCAAACCCCGGAGCCGCGTCGCTTCTACCGGCTGCGCGCCCCGCACGTCGACAAGACCTCGGTGCCGGTCACGGTCCGGGTCACGCCCGACGCGGATCTCTACGTCGCGGTCGGCTCCGGTCGGCGCCGCATGTACCTCACCCCCTCTGAGGCGTGGGCGCTGTGGCGCTGCCTGTCCGAAGCCGTGGCGTCGACCGGTGAGCCGCCGGAGTGGATCCGCGTGCACATCACCCCCACCACCCGCTGA